In one Lolium rigidum isolate FL_2022 chromosome 3, APGP_CSIRO_Lrig_0.1, whole genome shotgun sequence genomic region, the following are encoded:
- the LOC124703044 gene encoding armadillo repeat-containing protein 8-like → MPATATGGARAEEAAAAAAAPSGSSSAPSSCMGTRPEELAARLAAGGPGVVAAGEGLEGEQERVLALREIKNQIIGNRTKKLLYLRLGAVPAVVAALAEPAASPAALVQAAAAAGSFACGVDDGARAVLAAGAVGHLTRLLAHPDDKVVDACARALRMIYQSKQAPNFDVNNEKNMDFLLSLLDSNNENVTELAANIISHSCDSNTEQLALCGAGVPQKLVSLFGGSVNLRDACLDSMTAIVRNNWEVASRFASMDHGKAFRSIVGLIHDRTPRTRLLACLCLIAIGHASPCHFPDRQIKTKLILVLLELIEEPGHVGDEAPLALTTLIKDSVELQKQAFSTNAVAKLSNHLVANSLETRRAVTILLALAELCSKEEESRSQLMSGQVSTLILDALKHDCADIRIAACSCLKNISRSSKVLSAGRLSCDTIVAPLVQLLCDSSTSVQVAALGAICNIAVNLTPRKSVLLHSGVVSQLVNLSKSMDPTLRLKSVLALRNSMFLLNPKDKDFIMKELTISTLSSLICDSEHFVQEQTLALVHNLLDGYVDAVNYVIGEDGMVINALSRQLNNASTPGVCIQGMLVLTNMAAGDELSKEAVMDVIVPHRSDRIKPSFVVNFLQSKDKQLRVASLWCILNLAYPKSDASSTRVARLQNAGVISQVKSMRNDPCLDCKLRVSTVLDHC, encoded by the exons ATGCCGGCCACGGCGaccggcggcgcgcgggcggaggaggcagcagcagcagcagccgcgccctcggggtcctcctccgcgcCCTCCTCCTGCATGGGGACCAGGCCGGAGGAGCTCGCCGCGAGGCTGGCGGCCGGGGGCCCCGGCGTCGTCGCAGCCGGAGAGGGATTGGAGGGGGAGCAGGAGCGGGTGCTCGCGCTGCGCGAGATCAAGAACCAGATCATCGGGAACCGGACCAAGAAGCTCCTCTACCTCCGCCTCGGCGCCGTGCCAGCGGTCGTCGCCGCGCTCGCCGAGCccgccgcgtcgccggccgcGCTCGTGCAGGCGGCGGCCGCTGCAGGGAGCTTCGCGTGCGGCGTGGATGATGGCGCGCGGGCCGTGCTTGCTGCTGGCGCAGTGGGGCACCTCACGCGGCTCCTCGCCCACCCCGACGACAAG GTTGTCGATGCATGCGCCCGTGCTCTCAGAATGATATATCAATCAAAACAAGCTCCGAATTTTGATGTCAATAATGAGAAAAATATGGACTTCCTTCTTTCCCTTCTGGACAGCAACAACGAAAATGTCACTGAGCTGGCTGCTAATATTATATCACACTCTTGCGATAGCAATACAGAACAATTAGCACTATGTGGTGCTGGAGTTCCGCAGAAACTTGTTAGTCTTTTTGGAGGTTCTGTGAATCTGCGGGATGCTTGTTTAGATTCTATGACTGCAATCGTAAGAAATAATTGGGAAGTTGCTTCAAGATTTGCATCAATGGACCACGGAAAAGCTTTCCGTTCAATAGTTGGGTTAATACATGACCGAACCCCGCGCACAAGACTACTTGCTTGTCTGTGCTTAATTGCAATTGGGCATGCTTCTCCTTGTCATTTTCCAGACAGGCAAATTAAAACAAAGTTGATTCTGGTCTTACTAGAGCTCATCGAAGAACCTGGTCATGTAGGAGATGAGGCTCCCTTGGCGTTAACCACCCTTATAAAGGATAGTGTGGAACTGCAAAAACAAGCTTTTTCAACAAATGCAGTTGCAAAGCTTAGCAACCATCTGGTAGCAAATTCATTGGAGACAAGGCGGGCAGTGACCATATTGCTTGCTTTAGCTGAACTTTGCTCAAAAGAGGAAGAGTCAAGATCTCAACTTATGTCAGGCCAG GTGTCAACCTTGATACTTGATGCGTTGAAGCATGATTGTGCTGATATCCGTATTGCAGCATGTTCATGTCTGAAGAACATCTCTAGGTCATCGAAG GTACTTAGTGCGGGTCGCTTATCCTGCGATACAATTGTCGCTCCCTTAGTCCAGCTTTTGTGTGACTCGTCTACTTCAGTTCAG GTTGCTGCCCTGGGTGCTATTTGCAATATTGCAGTGAACTTAACACCAAGGAAATCTGTTCTTCTTCATTCCGGGGTCGTCTCCCAGCTGGTTAATTTATCCAAGTCGATGGATCCAACATTGAGGCTAAAATCCGTATTGGCTCTTAGGAATAGTATGTTCCTTCTGAATCCAAAGGACAAAGACTTCATTATGAAGGAGCTAACCATATCTACTCTCTCAAGCCTCATATGTG ATTCTGAGCATTTTGTTCAGGAACAGACATTGGCACTGGTACACAATCTTCTTGATGGATATGTAGATGCTGTTAATTACGTCATTGGTGAAGATGGCATGGTTATAAATGCTTTATCAAGACAGCTGAACAATGCATCTACCCCAGGAGTTTGCATCCAG GGCATGTTGGTGCTTACAAATATGGCAGCTGGGGACGAATTAAGCAAGGAAGCTGTAATGGATGTTATTGTTCCTCACAGATCAGATCGCATCAAGCCATCTTTTGTGGTCAACTTTCTGCAGAGCAAGGACAAACAATTGAGAGttgcatctttgtggtgtattcTGAACTTAGCTTACCCAAAAAGTGATGCTTCATCTACTCGAGTAGCCAGACTGCAAAATGCTGGGGTAATCTCACAAGTAAAAAGCATGAGAAATGACCCCTGCTTGGATTGCAAG CTTAGAGTAAGTACGGTGCTTGACCACTGCTGA
- the LOC124703045 gene encoding guanylate kinase 1-like, with amino-acid sequence MGEEAPEFVNGEINLEGEDFRTATTVGHKTYLISKSDDESKSTVSIRILDTSNKTWIVPTVLGTQPIHFEAHTAILVNENMILVIVSKGAPLVDSIWFLEVNTSFVKQQSKITGTEVVAWSKGVLGKGQKPVVISGPSGVGKGTLIAKLMKDSPSRFGFSVSHTTRAPREKEIDGTHYHFAERSKMEKEISQGKFLEFAHVHGNLYGTSIEAVEAVTDEGKRCILDIDVQGAHSVRASSLEALFIFVCPPSFEELEKRLRARGTETEEQIQKRLRNAREELDQSNTPGLFDHFLVNGDLETCYENLKRLVPLDDGSSVSDDSYSTMDSKATPSYTILSKQDSEVLLQPKIREVEKGIASMLALDLSSVSGGAPGRTRGLKVKSVNKH; translated from the exons ATG GGTGAAGAGGCACCAGAGTTTGTTAATGGGGAAATTAACTTGGAAGGCGAGGATTTCAGGACAGCCACAACTGTTGGTCATAAGACT TATCTGATCAGCAAATCGGATGATGAGTCCAAGTCAACGGTTAGCATTAGAATTTTGGATACATCAAATAAAACCTG GATTGTGCCCACAGTACTCGGCACCCAACCAATTCATTTTGAGGCACACACTGCTATTCTGGTTAATGAAAATATGATACTAGTAATTGTCAGCAAAGGTGCCCCGTTAGTTGACTCAATCTGGTTTCTTGAG GTCAACACCTCCTTTGTTAAGCAGCAAAGCAAGATAACAGGTACAGAAGTTGTTGCCTGGAGCAAGGGAGTGCTAGGCAAGGGTCAAAAGCCAGTCGTGATTAGCGGGCCTTCTGGTGTTGGTAAAGGTACATTAATCGCTAAACTAATGAAAGATTCCCCATCAAGATTTGGATTTTCTGTTAGCCACACCACAAGGGCCCCAAGAGAAAAGGAAATAGATGGAACCCACTACCACTTTGCGGAGCGAAGCAAGATGGAAAAAGAGATAAGCCAGGGAAAATttcttgagtttgctcatgttcatGGAAATCTATATGGGACCAGTATTGAAGCAGTTGAAGCTGTTACAGATGAGGGGAAG AGGTGTATTCTTGACATTGACGTCCAAGGGGCTCATTCTGTGAGGGCTTCTTCTCTTGAAGCACTATTCATCTTTGTATGCCCTCCGTCATTTGAGGAACTAGAGAAGCGCCTTCGGGCACG GGGAACAGAAACTGAAGAACAAATCCAGAAACGACTGAGAAATGCCAGGGAAGAGCTTGATCAGTCCAACACACCTGGTCTTTTTGATCATTTTTTGGTGAATGGTGACCTTGAAACGTGCTATGAGAACTTGAAG AGGTTAGTTCCTTTGGATGATGGAAGTTCTGTTTCAGACGATTCCTACT CAACCATGGATAGCAAAGCCACGCCATCTTATACAATTCTATCCAAACAAGATTCAGAAGTTTTGTTGCAACCTAAGATTCGTGAAGTAGAAAAAGGAATTGCAAGCAT GCTTGCACTTGACCTGTCTTCTGTTTCGGGCGGTGCTCCTGGACGTACACGGGGCCTCAAGGTAAAGTCTGTCAACAAACACTGA